ACCATTTTTTGGCGGTTTTCTTCGGCAGTGTCTTCTAAGTCTAACCAGACAATATCTGGGCGGGGTGTCATTAAGTAGCTGACGGCGCGATCGCCTAGACGAAAAACTCGCTCCACCATATCCTGTTCGGCTTCTTCAAAGGTTCCTGCCTCAGTGCCTTGCTCAATTAAAATTTTAATTTCTTCTTCGGTGACTTGTGGCTCGGTAGAAGCTGTAATTCCCAGCACTCGCAGGATCAAATCTGTAGAAGCGCTTAAAAGATAAACTATTGGAGAAGCGATCGCAGCCAAGGCTTGCATCGGAATCGCTACAATCGAGGCAATCCTTTCTGGATTATTTAATGCCAGACGTTTCGGTACCAATTCGCCAACAATCAGGGAAAAATAGGTAATCAGCAAAACCACTATTCCAAAAGATATCGGTTCACTATAAGGTGCTAAAAAGGGCACGAGTTTTACATAGACTACCAACCGACTGGCAATTGTTGCTCCTCCAAAAGCACCAGTCAAGATACCGATTAGGGAAATACCCACTTGAACGGTTGACAGAAAATGATTTGGAGACTCAGCAAGTTTCAATGCTGCCCTGGCCTTGGCATCTCCTTGATTAGCAAGCTGTTGTAGCCTGACTTTCCGGGCTGAGACAATTGCCATCTCAGACATAGAAAACACGCCGTTGGCAATAATTAGCACCAGAATGATTAAAATTTCAAAAGTGATGGGAGACATGTTTAAAATTGCCGCTTATGAAAGCGAATGTAGCTCAATACCTAGTATCTAGTATTAAAGGTGCTTCTATAAATGCTTTGAGTGGACTCAAAATAGTAGTTATAGTTCTTAGGTCTATTAGTTGCCGCGCATTATTCTTCCACCGAAAAAATAAGAAGGCTGTCAACACTTTTAAAATAGTTGACATAAAGTGCCTCAAGATTTCCTGACTCACAAAGACTCCCACCGCTAGTAGTACTTATGTCATTTTCTTCTATTGTGCGTGCCTTAGCGCGATCGCCACTGACCACTGAATTTATTTCTAAGTTAAACCGACAACAAGAATTGCGGTTAAATGGCATTTCTCGATTACCGAAGGGTTTAGTCGCTTCGGCATTGGCACAGGCTCAAGGCAAAGATTTGTTTGTAGTTTGCGCCACTCTGGAAGAAGCTGGACGCGTTTATGCACAACTGGAGGCGATGGGATGGCAAACAGTACATTTTTACCCCACCTCTGAGGCTTCTCCCTACGAGCCTTTTGACCCGGAAACTGAAATGAGTTGGGGACAAATGCAGGTATTGGCGGATTTGGGAATGGGGAATGGGGGAGGCAGTGCGGTCTTGGGGTTTCCCCAAGTGAATCAACTGCCGTCATTGGGTATGGGGAATTGGGAAGAAAACCAAAACCAGATCCCAAATTCCTCGCAATTACCTAAGATGGCGATAGTGGCTACTCAAGGGGCACTGCAACCACATTTACCACCACCAGAAGCTTTTGGGCAATTCTGTCTTACCTTGAAGCGGGGGATGGAATTAGACTTGAATGCCTTCAGTGAGAAAATAACTATTCTGGGGTATGAACGAGTTCCTCTGGTAGAAACAGAAGGGCAATGGAGCCGACGGGGTGATATTGTTGATGTGTTTCCAGTTTCATCTGAGTTTCCAGTCCGGCTGGAATGGTTTGGCGATGAAATCGAGCAAATGCGGGAATTTGACCCTGCTACTCAACGTTCCGCCCTCGATAAAGTTGACCAGTTAATTCTTACCCCTACTAGCTTTTCTCCTATCGTCATGGCGGCACTGAAAAAAAGTGATGAGTTAGGAGTTATGAGTTATGAGTTAAATTCTGACTCAGAACTTAGCACTCAGAACTCATTACTGTTGGAGGGTAGTCGGCGGTTTTTGGGGTTAGCTTTCGAGCAACCGGCATCTCTGCTAAATTATTTATCAGAAAATACCCTGATTGCCATTGATGAGCCAGAACAGTGTCATGCTCATAGCGATCGCTGGGTGGAAAATGCCCAGGAACAATGGGGAATTGTCCATAGGGCAGTGGGTATGGGGCATGGGGAAGAATCTACTCCCCTAACATTGCCGAAAATTCATCGGTCGTTTGATGAGTGTTTGGCTGACATTGCCAAATTTAAAACGTTATATTTATCAGAACTGTCAGAAGAAAATAGTGGGGTCAATCTTGCTAGCCGATCGCTTCCAGTCACGCCACACCAGTTTGCGAAACTAGCTGAAACCATCCGCCAAGAACGCGATCGCAATTTCTCGATCTGGCTGCTTTCTGCTCAACCTTCGCGTTCTGTCTCGCTGTTGCAAGAACATGATTGTCCGGCTCAGTTTATCCCCAATCCCCGCGACTACCAAGCGATCGATAAGCTGCAAATTAACCATATTCCCATAGCCCTAAAATATTCTGGTCTTGCGGAACTCGAAGGTTTTATTCTGCCAACATACCGAATAGTAATCGTTACAGATCGGGAATTTTTTGGACAACATTCCTTGGCGACTCCCGGCTATATCCGCAAACGCCACAAAGCTACTTCTAAACAAGTTGATCCCAATAAACTGCGTCCCGGCGATTATGTGGTTCACAGAAATCATGGTGTTGGCAAATTTGTCAAGCTGGAAAGTTTGACAATTAATAACGAAACCCGTGATTATTTAGTGGTGCAGTATGCTGATGGGTTATTAAGAGTTGCAGCCGATCAAGTCGGGGCTTTATCTCGGTTCCGCGCCGGAGGTGATAAAGCACCAGAACTCAACCGGATGACGGGTAAAGCTTGGGAAAATACCAAGAATAAAGTCCGCAAAGCTATCAAAAAATTGGCGGTGGACTTGTTAAAACTGTATGCAGCGCGATCGCAACAACAAGGTTTTAGCTTTCCAGGTGATATGCCTTGGCAGGAAGAATTGGAAGATTCTTTCCCGTACCAACCCACAACGGATCAACTCAAAGCTGTTCAAGATGTAAAACGCGACATGGAAAGCGATCGCCCAATGGATCGCTTAGTTTGTGGCGATGTCGGTTTTGGAAAGACGGAAGTGGCGATTCGTGCTATTTTCAAAGCAGTCACCGCCGGTAAACAAGTGGCACTCCTTGCGCCAACGACAATTTTAACACAGCAGCATTACCATACACTCAAAGAACGTTTTGCACCTTACCCTGTGAATGTCGGTTTACTCAACCGTTTTCGGTCTGCTGAAGAACGCCGCGATATTCAAAAGCGATTAGCAACGGGTGAACTAGATGTAGTTGTTGGTACACAGCAACTTTTAGGTAAAGGCGTGGCATTCCGGGATTTAGGACTGTTGGTAGTGGATGAAGAACAGCGGTTTGGGGTAAACCAGAAAGAGAAAATTAAAAGCCTAAAAACTCAAGTAGACGTGCTTACCCTTTCAGCCACTCCCATTCCCCGTACCCTGTATATGTCTTTGTCGGGAATTCGGGAAATGAGTTTAATTACCACGCCACCCCCAACCAGACGAGCGATTAAAACCCATCTTTCACCGATAAATTCCGAAGCTATCCGTAGTGCAATTCGTCAAGAATTAGACAGAGGTGGACAGGTTTTTTATGTAGTTCCACGAGTAGATGGAATTGAAGAAACAACAGCCAATTTACGAGAAGTGATACCGGGGGCCAGGTTTGCGATCGCTCACGGTCAAATGGATGAAAGCGAGTTAGAATCAACCATGCTCACCTTCAGTAATGGCGATGCAGATATCCTTGTTTGTACGACAATTATTGAATCTGGCTTAGATATTCCGCGAGTCAACACGATTTTGATTGAAGACGCTCACCGTTTTGGATTAGCACAACTATATCAATTACGCGGTCGTGTGGGACGTGCAGGTATCCAAGCTCATGCTTGGTTATTTTATCCGAAGCAACGGACATTATCTGATGCGGCTCGGCAACGATTACGAGCGATTCAAGAATTTACTCAGCTAGGTTCAGGGTATCAACTAGCGATGCGTGACATGGAAATCAGAGGCGTCGGTAACTTGTTAGGTGCTGAACAATCCGGTCAAATGGATGCCATCGGTTTTGATTTATACATGGAAATGCTGGAAGAAGCAATTCGGGAAATTCGCGGACAAGAAATTCCGAAAGTGGAGGATACCCAAATTGACCTCAACCTCACGGCATTTATTCCGGCAGATTATATCACCGATTTGGATCAAAAGATGAGTGCATACCGGGCGGTGGCTACAGCTAAATCTAAATCAGAATTAAAGCTAATTGCAGCCGAGTGGAGCGATCGCTATGGTACTTTACCCGTCCCTGCAAATCAACTTTTGCGAGTCATGGAACTCAAACAGCTAGCGAAAAAACTCGGATTTAGCCGGATTAAGCCAGAACAAAAGCAGCACGTCGTTTTAGAAACGCCGATGGAGGAACCCGCTTGGAATTTATTGGCGGCGAATTTACCAGACAATCTCAAGACGCGCTTTGTGTATTCGCCTGGTAAAGTGACGGTGCGGGGGTTAGGAGTATTTAAAGCAGATCAACAATTGCAGAATTTGATTGATGCTTTTGGGAGAATGCAAGGTGCGATTCCAGAGGCGGCTATTGTTTAATCGGTAGAAAAAGATTAGTCATCAAGTGAAAACCTATGTCAGACTTACTTAGAAAAATTACAGTTAATCCCAAACAATGTGGTGGTCGCCCATGTATTCGGGGCATGAGAATTCGGGTGTCAGATGTACTGGACTTGTTTGCATCTGGACTTAGTGCTGAACAAATCTTGGAAGAAATGCCCGATCTTGAGGCCGATGATCTCAAAGCAGCACTTCTATACGCATCGCGTAAGCTTAATCATCCAGTGTTAGTAGCATGATGATTTGGGTAGATGCACATTTGTCACCTATGATTGCAACTTGGATTACTAGCACTTTTGGGATAACAGCATTATCTTTACGCGATGTTGGGCTGAGAGATGCTGAAGACCTTGAAATTTTTGAACTAGCCAAAGCTAGAGGAGTTATCTTTATAACCAAGGATAGTGACTTTGTTGACTTGGTTGATCGTCTTGGATCACCACCACAAATTATTTGGTTGACGTGCGGTAATACATCAAATACTCGGTTACAAGAGATATTGAGTGCTACTTTGCTAGAAGCATTAGAGCTTTTGCGAACAGGTGAAGCGTTAGTCGAAATCAGAGGGAACTAGGAATTTTACTGAGTCAATGTAGTTTTACTTACCTACTCTTTTTGCTCAAGTTTCTATCAATTTAGAACCAAACTTACACAGGATAACCAGAGTGAGTATTAATCTTGATTTGCCGCCAGAGCTAGAAAACGAGCTTTTTACTGAAGCTTCTCGGCTAAACCTGACTCTTTCTGAATACATTCTTCGGATTCTTTCTGTGAGGCAGATTTTAGCAAATCCACCGAGGACAGGAGCCGAACTCGTTGCTTATTGGCAGAGCGAAGGTGTGATCAACTCACGACCTGATATTACAGATAGTCAAGCATACGCTCGCAAGTTACGTCATGAGGCCCAAACCCGTGAGCGAGAATAGGTAAAGTTGATGTATTTGCTAGATACTGACGTTTTGATTGATATTCAACGAGGTCATGCTCCTGCAATAACTTGGTTTGCCAGTTTATCAGAGTTGCCCAGTGTGCCCAGCTTTGTAGTCATGGAAATGATTCAGGATTCTCAAAACAAGCAACAATTGAGTAATGCTTTAAAACTGGTTGCGCCGCTACCTGTAGTCTGGGCTACTGAGGCTGACTTGACTCGCGCCTTGTCTGACTTTACGACCTATCATTTATCTCACAGTTTAGGGTTGTTAGATGCGCTGATAGCTGCTTGTGCTGTTGGGCAAGGTGCAACACTTTGTACATTCAATGTGAAACATTACCGTGTTGTTCCTGGTCTTGTTATGGAACAGCCCTACACGCGTTAATACCTTTCCAACACTCCGACGTTTTGAGTAAAATGCAAAGTGCGTAGGCATAGCCAGTCCTAGACATTGCTGTTATCTGTGTAAATTCGGTGGTGAGTTAGTTTTGTCTGTGAGAGATTAGGCATCTAAGTTTCTATAGCGCGGACAACCAACGGTGGAAAAAGAAAAATTTAACATTGGCCCAACATACCTTGGTATTGAGGGTATTTTTGATAGCACGGATATGTATGGAAATCAAATTAAGCGTCCTGACTATTGGGAGGATGAGGGAGAAGTTGTTGTTTGGGGATATCGAATATCTGGTTCAGCAGTTTCTTTTCATTCTCAGATTGACTACTTTCCAAAAAATCGACTTGGGTATGTAGATATATGTCAGTTTGTTTGCGATCGTATGGCAGACTTACTTGATGAATGCATTCAGAGGATCAAACAACATAATAATTTAGAAGATTCATCTGTAGACCTAGCAGATTCTGGATTTAGAATTTATCATTATTGCAAATATTTTTTGGGGGAAGAAGAAGAGACTCTATCTCTGAAGTTAAACCGTCTTTCTAAAAGCGGGAAATTAAAGCAGGTAAACCGTAAAGGTGGGCTGTCTGAAAAAGTTGCTCAAATTGGGGAGATTGATTTCTGCCTCAGTTCTGGATCGATAACTTTGATGAGAAAAATTAACAGTGAAAAAAAAGTATTTGTTAGAGATGTTGAGCAACACAATCTCAAAACATATCAAGAATATTTAGATTTAAAAAAAGGGAGAATAAATCATTATAATCTGCTGGATATACTTAAACTTTAAAGAGAAGTGTAGGCAGTCAACGTAGTCTAACACTTTGTTGGAGTGGAAAACATTAATTTGAGTAGCCACACTTAAGAGAAAACAATTATGTTTATTAGCATATTCTCACAAACAAGCTCAACAAGTGCATGAAAATCAGATCAATCATTCATCCAGCAGAAGAAGGCGGCTATTGGGCAGAGGTTCCCACGCTTCCCGGTTGTATCACTGAAGGAGACACCATAGAAGAGGTGATGGCTAATTTAAAGGACGCTATTGAAGGTTGGCTTGAAGTTGCCAACAGTCGTAATGCAATTGAGTCAACAGATCAAGTTGTCGAAATTGCTGTATGAAATAGATTTCTGAAAAGCAACTTTGTAATATTGTTAAACAACAAGGTTGGGTTTTGCAAAGAATTACTGCTCTGATTCATCCACTAACTTACTTGGTTCACCGGGGTAAAAATCAGAGTCCACAATCTCTGACAAGCTGTAAGGACACTCTACCGGAAAAGTCCGCTTAGGCAAATCTGTTTCTCCAACAGCCAATTCGACACCTTTAAGGTAGGCTTTGCGAAGTGCTTCTTCAAGGTAGGGTTTTAGACTAGGATTGTCTTCGAGCAGTTCAGCAATATCTAAGCGTTGAATACGAAGTGTTGCTAACCAGCTACGGCTACGGCGTTGGGACTGGTACTGCCATTTTAGTAAATGTCCAATCAATATACTAAGACGGTTTCGCAGTTCTTGACGTTGCTGTTTACCCAAAGATTGAATCTCCTCAATCAGATTTTGCAGATCAATCTGACTCCACTGCTCATTGCGAAGTAAAGTTGCTTGTTCCTGTGTCCAAGCGTAAAAATCAGTTTCGTAGAGGCTTGGTGAAAGCATTGGGATCTTTGGGTTTGTTTCAGGTACACCCATTAGGTTAGTTCAACCTCAACGTCTTTGTTTTTATTGTAGAACTGTCTCAAACTCTCTTAGTGCTATTGAGAGAGATCGCTTGCTCGTACTCAAACCCTACTACTTCGGCTATGGAGCGATCGCACCCTAAAAACCCCAACAGAGTGCAAGCAGAGATAATTTATAGTATGACTTTCGTAAAGATTGACAGCTATGACAGAGCTACTTGAACAAGCGATCGCTTTCAAACAAGATCCGAGCCATCCAAGCTTGCGCTTCAAAAAAGTACATCCAGAACTACCAATTTATTCAACACGGATTAGCAAAAATTATCGAGCGGTTGGACAGTTAGATGGAGATACCGTTATTTGGTTTTGGCTTGGTTCACACGCAGAATATAACAAGTTACTCTCTCAGTTGTAGCGACACAGTGCGATCGCATAGCCAATTTAGAGCAAAAGATGAGCGCTTACCGTGCAGTAACAGCAGCGAAATCTAAAGAAAAATTAATGCATATCAACCTTGATTAGAGCGATCGCTTTTTATATCTCACAATATAGTATCATCTCTAAATCAGCAAATTCAGAAAATTAGTAAATCGGTTCCTAAAACAAACTCCAGAAGGGCGGTTTCAGGAAATCTACTATCTAGTAAAAGCTTTTAACTTTGAATAAAAATGCTATTTTACCATCTTCATAAACTTCTGATTTCTCCTATTAACGATGTCTCTCATGTCAGCGATCAACGTGACAGAAAATTACTTTTATCATGGTTAATTCTCAGCCTATCATTCGCAATATTTTACGGGATTTTAGGATTACAGAGAGCTTTCAGAAGTGAGTACGTTGCTCAGGATGACGCACGAGAATATGTGTTTTGGATGCAGCAATTTATAGATCCCAAAATACTACCCCATGATTTGATAGCAAATTATTTTAAATCAATTACGCCATTTGGATTTGCTACTCTTTACAAACTGATAGCTAGTTTAGGAGTTCATCCTCTTTGGTTGAGTAAAATATTACCCATATTTTTGGGATTGATTGTCACTATATACTGTTTTTGGCTTTGTCTTGAAATTTTTCCAGTCCCCATTGCTGGATTTATTAGTACTTTACTGTTAAATCAAAGTCTCTGGTTTAAGAGTGACTTAGTTTCTGCTACACCTAGAGCTTTTGTATATCCCTTGCTATTGGCATTTCTATACTATCTTCTGCGTGAATCATGGCTAATTATTTGTCTGATAATTGTCCTACAAGGACTTTTCTATCCTCCACTAGTATTCATATCATTAGGGATATTATTGATTCGTTTGCGGCGTAATTATGTTTGGCTAGCAGTTATTTTAGGATTGGCATTTTTGGTGATGCTACCCTATGCCTTAACTTCTTCTGAGTTCGGGCCAGTCATCAATACCTCTCAAGCTAAGGTAATGCCGGAATTGTGGCCAGGCGGACGGCATCCATTTTTTGACAAGAATCCTTGGCGATTTTGGTTGATTGGAGAACATAGCGGTATACTCCCACCTTTAATGCCGCCTTTAATTTGGTTAGGGTTGTTGTTACCAGCAATACTGCGAAATGCCTACCGCTTTTCATTAGTGAGTTTGATAAAGATTCAATTCAAAATAATACCGCAGATTATCATAGTCTCTGTATCTCTATTTTTTGCTGCCCATTTTTTGATATTAAAGCTATTTTTTCCTACCCGCTATACAACTCATACTTTTCGAATTGTTATGGCTATTGCGGCTGGCATTACTTTAACTGTAATGTTGGATAAGTTTTTTCAAATTTATCAGCAAAAACGCAATTTTTGGCAAATAATATTAACAGCTATCGTAAGCATCGCACTCATTGTATACCCAAATGTTTCGGGACGTTTCCCCACAACCGATTACAGGCAATCTGGTGAATTAGCTTTGTATAAGTTTCTCCAACAACAACCTAAAGACAGCCTAATTGCTACTCTCTCAGACGAAGCCGATAATATCCCAACTTTTGCCCAAAAATCTATTTTAGTCGGGAGAGAATATGCGCTTCCTTTCCATATAGGCTACTACTCTCAGATTCGCCAACGTACTACTGATTTAATTAATGCTCAGTACAGTCAAAACTTGGCAGCAGCAAAAAAACTAATTCAAATGTATAAAGTAAATTTATGGCTACTGGAACGTACAGCTTTTAATTCTCAGTATTTAACTACAAAAACCTGGCTAAAAAGTTTTCAACCAGCGTTTACAGAAGCTTTAAGTAACTTAGAAGAGGGAAATACCCCAGCATTAGGAAGGTTAACAAAAAAATGTTCAATTTTAGAAACTGAGAATTTTATTCTCTTAAAAGCAGACTGCATTTTGACACTCTCTGAGCTAAAAGCTACTGAGACTATTGGTTCAACAAATAATTCATAATAACGCTCTCAATACTGTTCGGTTAAGGCAAGAGACGGCGATTTATCGCATCTTTACGCTCTAGAATTAATTTCCATCAAAAAACCTTAACCGAACCGTATTGATAACGCTCTTACGTTGCTAATGTAATTCGCAATTACTGTTCTGTTCCATAAAGATGTTAGACATTTAAAATGAGTATTTTCAAAGAACTTATATAGGAATCATCTTTAATTTCTGAAAACACTCAGTGCAACTTAAAAAGGCTTCTTCCCTACTTCCCACTCCCTACCTACGCAAATATTTTTATAAATCAAATCGGATTGCTATAGATATTCAAAAAATGCTTCAGGTACTAATCTGAATTCCCCAGATTTCAAGCGAGAGATATCAATCCATAACGCTTTATGTTTATGAGTTTGTGATTCTGAAAAAACTAAACTTTCTAGTTGATAAAATTTTGAATCAACAAAATCGCATTGATAAAGCTGAATAATCTCATGACCTTGCCTACCATTAAATGTAAACAGGTTTTCTATACAACCTAGATATTTAATATTCGTTAATTCTGCCTGAATTTCCTCTTGAAACTCCCGTTGTAGTCCTTCACGACTGGTTTCGCCAAATTCAACCCCACCGCCTAAAGCCCGATAAAATGTCTCTTGCTTTACAGGATCGTAGCCTTCAGAAAGAAATATGCGTTCGCCATCCCGAATTAGCCCCAAGGCTATTACCCTAATTTCCCCTGCTTTATTCATTTTGGTAACTAATTATCGTAAATAGATTGAGGACGGCTTTCGCTATCCTCAATAGGCCAGTCTGGGTTTTCACCGCCGATGTACAATTCTTCAATAGTGACATATTCTTCACTTAGCTGTGTGAGAGCGTTGAGTAGAATATCCAGAGCGATCGCATCACTGGTTCCTAAGTCAAACCAACAACGCCCCCACTGTCCTTCATATTCAAACTCACCGATGTTGTGCATCAGTGCTAACAGGCTTTTGTCATACCCCTGTGCATCATAATTCATGTAGCTGATATCGAGTCCAGTATCCTGCACCTGAAGATTCTCTGCATTAAATGCACCCAATTTACCTAGATAAAACCAGGAATTGAAAACTTCTTCTACATACTGCTTTTCACGCGCAGAAGGATTTGTGTTAAATTTCAGCCAAATCCACATATCAAAAGGATTAATTTCGCGGAACTGAATTTCCATTTTTGTCTAATATCTCTAGTACTCTTCTGAAAATAAGCATATCAAAGTGGGGAGTGGGGGTAGAGGGGATGAGGGGGCAAGAGGACAAACAAGTATTTTCCCAATGCCCAATGCCCAATTACCCAGCATTATTTAGGCTAACAGCACTTCTGCGTTCACGCTCAATTTGTTTGACTAAATCGCCTGGGAGTTGGGGTTTTTTAGTCAATGCTTTGTCAAAATTAGCGATCGCTTCCTGGATCATCTGCTGGCTTTTTTGCTGTTGTCCCAGTTTTTTCAGGATTTGGGCTTTGAGATAATAAATTTCTGGATTATCGGATGTGGTTTTAAGTGCGCGATTGACATATTCTAGTGCTTGTGGATACCGTTTTAAATCCCGGTAAGCAAGAGCAATACCCCGATCTACTAGATACCCAGGAGCAGCATTTTGTTCTAAACGTCCAATTGCCTGATCTGGGCTAGCAAACGGCAAATTAACCGCTAACAATAAATCCATATAACCCTTGATTAAATTCAGTTCTGGATCGTTGGCAGAAATTGCTTCAGCTTTATCTAAATATTCATAAACTTGCCGTAATCGACCAAAGGCTTGCGGCACACCGTTGACAGTACCCTCACGGGTGAGAATAACTGCTCCCTCTAAAAAATGACCAACGGCAGTGTATAAATTACCACGTAATGGATCGCTAGAAATCAGTTTTTGTCCGGTTTCTAGAGTTTTCTGACTGTAGGTGTCTAGTTTCGCCCAATCCTTATTTCCGTGTGCTAAAGATGCCTTTATCGCATAAGCTAGAGGTTCATTTGGTTCTTTCGATATTGCTTGTTCTAGATAACGATCTGCTATTGGATAGTTGCCCTGTTGGAAAATCGCTTTAAAAGCTGCTTCTGTTTGGTCGCCAATTTGATGGGGTTCACGATTGCGAAACGGATCGCCAGCCAGGGAGGGATTGACCCATAGATTAAGTGCGATCGCAGCGCTAAAAGTAGTCTGAGCAAGGGTAGTCAGTCTTGCAGACACTACTAATCTAGGCGAAAAAAACCTTTTATTCATTTTAACCCTCAGAATAATTGCGGTTGAAATAGTTGTATGTGTTACTTAGAATGCAAAAAATGATTAATTTTAACTTGCCTTTGCTTCAACCAAAATTTTCGTGTATGAAGGTTGACTTTGGTAATTTTTTCGGGTTCCTAGGCTCGTTATAGCCATTGTTTGAGAGTGAGTCTGCCACAATGGAGAAAAATTGAATAATTCTTGCTGCTAGATTAAGGTGTTAATCCAGGTAATGCTCTATAAATTTTTCTAGGATTTTCCAGATCCTCTCAGTGTAGCTAATCAGTAATTTGCTGACTTTTTGGTAATCTTAACAAATGCTCTATCTCCGAAATGTAAATTATCATCCTACAGCGTGTCCAACAGCGATTCTTAAATCGATCAACTTAGAATTAGCACCCCAGCAACTAGGTCTGATTATTGGCCCCAGTGGTTCAGGAAAAAGTACCTTATTAGAAATTTTGTCGGGATTAGCAGAACCCACTACAGGCGCACTCTTCTGGCGGGAACAAGAACTTATAGCCGAACAGCTACAACAATTGGCTGGGTTGGTATTTCAGTTTCCAGAACGACACTTTTGCGGTGGTTCGATTTTAGAAGAATTGCGTTTAGGACATCCTGAGTTAGGCTCAGAACGAGTCAGACAATCCTTAAGTGAGGTGGGATTAGAGCATTTATCGCTTTCTGCCGCCCCTCATGCTTTAAGTGGTGGTCAGCAACGACGTTTAGCTTTGGCGGTGCAATTGATTCGCCAGCCAAATTTACTGTTATTAGATGAACCCACCGCTGGGTTAGATTGGTCAATGCGTCGGCAACTGGTAAATTTATTAGCGAAATTGAAACAAGATTGGACGTTGTTGGTAGTGACACACGATGCTGGGGATCTGTTAGCGATCGCAGATAGTTGCTGGACACTTAACCACGGCGAACTACAATCAGTAGACCCAAAGACACTAGAAGCCAAAGTCAAAGAACCTTTACCATCGGTATGAGTGGGGAGTGGGGAGGATGAGGGAGACAAGGGAGACAAGGAGGAATTTTTAACAAGTTTCTTCCCCAGTTCCCAATTCCCAATTCCCAATTCCCAATTCCCAATTCCCAATTCCCAATTCCCAATTCCCAATTCCCAATTCCCAATTCCCAATTCCCAATTCCCAATTCCCAATTCCAAATGACTAACT
This Nostoc sp. KVJ3 DNA region includes the following protein-coding sequences:
- a CDS encoding NUDIX hydrolase; protein product: MNKAGEIRVIALGLIRDGERIFLSEGYDPVKQETFYRALGGGVEFGETSREGLQREFQEEIQAELTNIKYLGCIENLFTFNGRQGHEIIQLYQCDFVDSKFYQLESLVFSESQTHKHKALWIDISRLKSGEFRLVPEAFFEYL
- a CDS encoding Sll0314/Alr1548 family TPR repeat-containing protein, which produces MNKRFFSPRLVVSARLTTLAQTTFSAAIALNLWVNPSLAGDPFRNREPHQIGDQTEAAFKAIFQQGNYPIADRYLEQAISKEPNEPLAYAIKASLAHGNKDWAKLDTYSQKTLETGQKLISSDPLRGNLYTAVGHFLEGAVILTREGTVNGVPQAFGRLRQVYEYLDKAEAISANDPELNLIKGYMDLLLAVNLPFASPDQAIGRLEQNAAPGYLVDRGIALAYRDLKRYPQALEYVNRALKTTSDNPEIYYLKAQILKKLGQQQKSQQMIQEAIANFDKALTKKPQLPGDLVKQIERERRSAVSLNNAG
- a CDS encoding ABC transporter ATP-binding protein, which gives rise to MLYLRNVNYHPTACPTAILKSINLELAPQQLGLIIGPSGSGKSTLLEILSGLAEPTTGALFWREQELIAEQLQQLAGLVFQFPERHFCGGSILEELRLGHPELGSERVRQSLSEVGLEHLSLSAAPHALSGGQQRRLALAVQLIRQPNLLLLDEPTAGLDWSMRRQLVNLLAKLKQDWTLLVVTHDAGDLLAIADSCWTLNHGELQSVDPKTLEAKVKEPLPSV
- a CDS encoding DUF3531 family protein, whose translation is MEIQFREINPFDMWIWLKFNTNPSAREKQYVEEVFNSWFYLGKLGAFNAENLQVQDTGLDISYMNYDAQGYDKSLLALMHNIGEFEYEGQWGRCWFDLGTSDAIALDILLNALTQLSEEYVTIEELYIGGENPDWPIEDSESRPQSIYDN